In Deltaproteobacteria bacterium, a single window of DNA contains:
- a CDS encoding lactonase family protein produces MFTHLFCNTRSHAGRRCASWRHTTLWSKSRNLRSKVIASTAKQSLCSAEIASSPEPALSLNQTTEDSYTSSQGVSVIPPAINHRATSQRPINGAEAGLIRRSYVARPFMAGDRECASVVWFDLVEGAPRNDSSPLTFRSCPSWKRAAALLLLPPFVVLFSPTVIFAQTSTLTVIDNEPVDIAPGEPGPGDNMVFSVRRNATYVVTLSFTTGQPGEFVTHILNRDGTLDLVGRTPGGVEPRAIAMARNGDYVVVANSAANQIAVMSIGEDGVLREVSRTSSGGLNPYDVAVGFNDIVVVANRDSDQINTFHIDRRGRLTPLALAWCKDASRCLLKVDLLFFR; encoded by the coding sequence ATGTTCACCCATTTGTTCTGTAACACTCGTTCACACGCCGGCCGCCGCTGTGCTTCTTGGCGCCACACCACTCTCTGGAGCAAGAGCAGAAACTTACGCAGCAAGGTCATTGCGAGCACCGCGAAGCAATCTTTGTGTTCTGCAGAGATTGCTTCGTCACCGGAGCCTGCCCTGAGCCTAAATCAGACCACAGAAGATTCGTACACTTCATCACAAGGTGTCTCGGTTATCCCCCCGGCGATAAATCACCGGGCTACATCACAACGCCCCATAAATGGGGCTGAAGCCGGATTGATCCGGCGTAGTTATGTAGCCCGGCCATTTATGGCCGGGGACCGTGAGTGTGCCAGTGTCGTGTGGTTCGATTTAGTCGAAGGGGCTCCTCGCAATGACAGCTCGCCCTTAACTTTCCGCAGTTGCCCGTCTTGGAAAAGAGCAGCAGCGTTGCTGCTGCTGCCGCCGTTTGTCGTGTTGTTCTCACCAACAGTTATTTTCGCGCAGACTAGCACACTCACCGTCATCGATAACGAGCCGGTCGACATCGCACCAGGCGAGCCCGGCCCCGGCGACAACATGGTTTTCTCGGTGCGCCGGAATGCGACCTATGTGGTAACGCTGTCCTTCACCACTGGCCAGCCGGGAGAGTTCGTCACGCACATATTGAACCGCGACGGAACCCTGGACCTCGTGGGCCGGACGCCCGGCGGCGTGGAGCCGCGCGCGATCGCCATGGCTCGCAACGGCGACTATGTGGTCGTCGCCAACTCCGCCGCCAACCAGATCGCGGTGATGTCGATCGGCGAGGACGGCGTGCTCCGGGAGGTCAGCCGCACCTCGAGCGGGGGCCTGAACCCCTACGACGTAGCCGTGGGGTTCAACGACATCGTGGTGGTGGCCAACCGCGACTCAGACCAGATCAACACCTTCCACATCGACCGCCGGGGGCGGCTCACGCCGCTGGCCCTGGCCTGGTGCAAAGACGCCTCACGCTGCCTGTTGAAAGTGGACCTGCTTTTCTTCCGCTAG